The Drosophila innubila isolate TH190305 chromosome 3R unlocalized genomic scaffold, UK_Dinn_1.0 2_E_3R, whole genome shotgun sequence genome has a segment encoding these proteins:
- the LOC117791243 gene encoding uncharacterized protein LOC117791243, with the protein MTLRFLLIAAAVLICLCAADVSHINQKPPQDVLVPFNDLLPPPLEESTTTEKATEATEATKATKTTEATPASKPTKKSYYQQQARSKVMHLDVVDEKPKLQLALELLPPFAEAPASNESEQPQIEQVRTTTHQPLVDSRPTATTRKSVPHIEKPQLQQLQARVARPNSIASDSTVSSISSAKSGFSSDLITQYLTNFQFTTRRPSRGPLPTLTPFPHHIKK; encoded by the exons ATGACGCTTCGTTTT TTATTAATCGCAGCTGCCGTGCTGATTTGCCTATGTGCCGCCGATGTGTCCCACATAAATCAAAAGCCGCCTCAGGACGTATTGGTGCCATTCAATGATTTATTGCCACCGCCGCTGGAGGAGTCCACCACTACGGAGAAGGCAACAGAGGCAACAGAGgcaacaaaggcaacaaagaCAACGGAGGCAACGCCAGCTTCCAAGCccacaaaaaaatcatactATCAGCAGCAGGCCCGGAGCAAGGTCATGCATCTAGACGTAGTTGATGAAAAGCCAAAACTGCAGCTAGCATTGGAACTACTTCCACCCTTTGCTGAAGCACCAGCATCCAATGAATCAGAGCAGCCACAAATCGAACAAGTTCGCACCACAACACATCAACCACTTGTTGACAGTCGACCAACCGCAACCACCAGGAAAAGCGTACCGCATATTGAAAAGCCacagctgcaacagttgcaggcACGTGTGGCACGACCCAACAGCATTGCCAGCGATTCAACAGTATCTTCGATATCTTCAGCCAAGTCGGGATTCTCGTCTGATCTCATCACTCAATATCTAACAAATTTCCAGTTCACAACGCGGCGACCTTCTCGCGGTCCACTGCCGACACTGACTCCCTTTCCCCATCATAttaagaaatag